One part of the Rutidosis leptorrhynchoides isolate AG116_Rl617_1_P2 chromosome 1, CSIRO_AGI_Rlap_v1, whole genome shotgun sequence genome encodes these proteins:
- the LOC139875376 gene encoding hypothetical protein At1g04090-like, translating to MNYSPVATLILISLLFSCNVATTFSSQDNIHNMFQLPSSVSKSTPHHQGGGFASGSIDLGGLVVTHVTSFKKIWSMNEGGSGTTFYDPVSIPYGFSSLGSYAHPNNIPLFGHFLVAKDVSNNPVKPSLKSPTEYVLKWSSHSLNRKKKDGEAYVWLPIAPYGYKAIGYVITREFNKPSLDKVSCVHVDFTDDHDHIPMKQPNIIPNDDQMTVLFENKNVIDMNGLQVHSSMGGFKIKNERLGKLKANDDLENMPNMTQIQECINKYSPIIYFHPDEEYLPSSVDWFFDSGALLYRSQGEESYPSAIEKNGANLPQFGPDDETYWLDLPVDDSSKDRVKIGNLQKATSYAHVKPVGGGLFTDITIWVFHPFNGPSTAKVLSFTIPLGNVGEHVGDWEHITLRISNINGELNSVYFARHSWGEWIGASGLEFDENNRIVAYSALHSHGLYARSGDVRYGWVGAKVAGMLDKLAPSDKVMDTSACTVVVAAEYLGGVVVEPPWLNYTRRWGPHIDYNVEDALSSVVKMLPWYQRIVIGQIIKRLPKKLFSEDGPT from the exons ATGAATTATTCTCCGGTTGCCACTCTGATCTTAATCTCTTTGTTGTTCTCTTGCAATGTGGCAACAACGTTTAGTTCACAAGATAATATTCATAACATGTTTCAACTTCCTTCTTCTGTTTCCAAATCGACACCTCATCATCAAG GTGGAGGGTTTGCAAGTGGAAGCATAGATTTGGGAGGTTTAGTTGTGACTCATGTGACATCATTCAAGAAAATATGGTCAATGAATGAAGGTGGCTCCGGGACAACATTTTATGATCCTGTTTCAATCCCATATGGTTTTTCAAGTTTAGGATCATATGCACATCCAAACAACATCCCACTTTTTGGACATTTTCTTGTCGCAAAAGATGTGTCAAACAATCCCGTTAAACCAAGTCTCAAATCACCAACTGAATACGTTCTTAAGTGGTCTAGCCACTCGTTAAATAGAAAGAAAAAAGACGGTGAAGCTTACGTGTGGCTCCCAATCGCCCCGTACGGCTACAAGGCTATTGGGTACGTGATCACTCGCGAATTTAACAAGCCGTCACTTGATAAAGTGAGTTGCGTTCATGTTGACTTTACAGATGATCATGATCACATTCCAATGAAGCAACCGAATATTATTCCAAATGATGATCAAATGACGGTTTTATTTGAGAACAAGAACGTTATTGATATGAACGGTTTGCAAGTTCATAGTTCTATGGGTGGTTTCAAGATCAAAAACGAACGTCTAGGGAAGTTGAAGGCTAATGATGACTTGGAAAACATGCCGAATATGACACAAATTCAAGAGTGTATAAACAAGTACTCTCCCATCATTTATTTCCATCCGGATGAAGAATACCTTCCTTCATCGGTTGATTGGTTTTTCGATAGTGGCGCATTGCTTTACCGTAGCCAAGGGGAAGAGTCTTACCCTAGTGCAATTGAGAAAAATGGTGCGAACCTTCCACAATTTGGTCCGGATGATGAAACTTATTGGCTCGATCTTCCGGTTGATGATTCGAGTAAAGATAGAGTTAAGATTGGTAATCTACAAAAAGCTACTTCTTACGCTCATGTTAAGCCGGTTGGTGGAGGACTATTTACTGATATTACCATTTGGGTGTTTCACCCTTTTAATGGTCCATCAACGGCAAAAGTGTTGTCTTTTACTATACCATTAGGAAATGTGGGTGAGCATGTAGGTGATTGGGAACATATCACATTAAGGATAAGCAATATTAATGGAGAGTTGAATAGTGTATACTTTGCGCGACATAGTTGGGGTGAATGGATCGGTGCATCGGGGTTGGAATTCGACGAGAATAATAGAATAGTGGCTTACTCGGCGTTACATAGCCATGGATTGTATGCAAGATCAGGGGATGTTCGTTATGGATGGGTAGGTGCAAAAGTTGCTGGCATGCTAGACAAGTTGGCCCCGAGCGATAAGGTTATGGACACGAGTGCTTGCACGGTGGTTGTGGCGGCCGAGTATTTGGGTGGTGTGGTTGTTGAGCCACCGTGGTTGAACTATACGAGGAGGTGGGGTCCACATATAGATTATAATGTTGAAGATGCATTGAGTTCTGTAGTAAAAATGTTACCATGGTATCAAAGGATAGTTATTGGGCAAATTATTAAAAGATTACCAAAAAAATTGTTTAGTGAAGATGGACCAACATGA